The genomic DNA ATCGATGGCTCCCGGGTTCGTGACGCCGGGATCCTAGCCGGTTCGCCGCGCAATTGCCGCACGCGCTTGCCGTCGCCGGTTCGCGCCCGACTTCACCCTGCGACGAAGAAGCGCGACGGTGGAGAACCATGGGCCTGCTCGACGGTGCGAAGACCCTGATCGGCGATGTGGTTGCGGCGGCCGACCGGGCCCTCGAGGAGACCGGCAGCGGCAAGCTCGCCCTGTCGCTGGCGAAGTTCTATCCCGGCGGCCTCCCGTCCTTCCTCGACCGCCTGCGGGAGACCGGGCACGGGGAGGCGGTGGCATCCTGGCTCGGCTCGGGCGCGCGGCAGACGGTGCCGGAGAGCGCCATCGCGGCCTGCCTGCCGCAGGGCGTGACCGAGCGCCTCGCGTACGATCTCGGCGTTCCGGAGGCGCGGGTCCCTACAGTGCTGGCGGAGTTCCTGCCCGCGGCGGTCGCCGACCAGAGCGAGAACGGCACGCTGAAGCCGCAGCCGAATTTCAGCACCCAGGTCCGCTGATCGCCCACCTCACGGGGCGGCGCACTTCATCTGCGGCGGCGCGGTCGCGCAGCTCAGGTGGCAGCTCTGCCTGGCGAAGCAGAACCACGACAGTTCGCCGCTCTTCAGGCAGGAGCCGCCACAATGGCGGTACGTGCCATAGAGCGGCCGAACGAAGACGGCATCCGCTAGAGGGCGCTCTTGAGCAAAGCGCTCCTGCACCGGACGCGTCGCTTCCGCGTCCGGCAGGGCCGCGGAGACGGACGCGACCGCGAGCACGCATGACAGCGCCAGGGATCTCATGAGAGCCGACCGCGGACCGATGTCCCGGCCGGCATTCCGGACCAAAGGCCGATCGCTGTCGACTAAATTGCGGTTCACACCGGCGCGTCGCGGACCACCGGCCTCTCCCGCTTCGCGGAGATTGCTCTAGACTCGCGCCACTGACCATTCGACGGGGGTCCACATGAGTCTGCTCAACACTCTCGGCGGCTCGCTGGGGCAGATCGCGCTGAAGGCACTGCCGGGCGTGATCCAGCAGGTGCTGCCCGGCGGACTGAACGCGCTGCTCGATCAGCTCCGGCGCTCCGGCTACGAGAGCCAGGTCAATTCCTGGCTCGGCCGCGGCCCGAACGAGCCGATCACAGCCGAGGATCTGCGCAAGGTCCTCGACAACGAGCAGGTGCGCCAGATGGCGGAGAAGCTCGGCGTTCCGATGGACCAGCTGTTCCCGACCCTGGCGCAGGCCCTGCCCGAGACCGTCGACCGTCACAGCCCCGAGGGGACGCTGCAGGCGCCGAAGGCTTAGGACAGCCGGCGCGGGTCGCGAGCCGGGGCGGCCGGACGGCGGACGACGCGAAACGGCGGCCCCGTCCGGGACCGCCGCCGCATCTTGCCTCTCGTTCGGTGCCGCGCGGGCCGGCCTCGGCCCCGCGCGGTCCGTCTCAGTTGCTGGCGAGCTGGGACATCGGATCCACGGGCGCGCCGCCCTTGCGGATCTCG from Methylobacterium oryzae includes the following:
- a CDS encoding YidB family protein produces the protein MGLLDGAKTLIGDVVAAADRALEETGSGKLALSLAKFYPGGLPSFLDRLRETGHGEAVASWLGSGARQTVPESAIAACLPQGVTERLAYDLGVPEARVPTVLAEFLPAAVADQSENGTLKPQPNFSTQVR